Sequence from the Hyalangium minutum genome:
GATCCGCCCCGGCCTGGAGGCGCGCGTCTCGCTGGAGGCCTACCCCAGCCGCACCTTCACCGGCGAGGTCGTCAAGATCGAGCCTCAGGCCGTGGTCGAGCAGAACGTGACGCTCTTCCCCGTGCTCATCCGCCTGAAGAACCCGGAGGGGTTGCTCAAGCCCGGGATGAACGCGGAGGTGGGTGTCCAGATCGCCAGCCGCCAGGACGTCGTCACGGTCCCCAACACGGCGGTGGTGAGCCCTCGCGAGGCAGCCACCGCGGCGTCGGCGCTCGGCCTGGACGAGGCCACGGTGCGCGCGACGCTGCGCCCATCGGGAGCTGCTCCCTCGACGGGTCCAGCCCCTGAGACGCCCGCGGCCCCGTCTCCGGAGTGCGCGGAGCTGTTCGAGCGCCTCAAGACGGATGCGGGCCCCCCCAGCCTGTCCGACGCGGATCGCGAGAAGCTCCAGGCGTGCAGGCCCGAGGGCATGGCCGAGGGCGGTGGCCGGGGCGGACGGTTCCGCGGCGGCCAGGGCCAGCAGCGCGGAAACAACGCGGACCGGCGTCCCGGGGTGGTCTTCGTTCAGCAGCAGGACGGCAGCCCCCAGCCCCGGCGCGTCATGCTGGGCCTGAGCGACTGGGAAAACACGGAGGTCCTCAACGGCCTGGAGGCGGGCGAGAAGGTGCTCCTGGTCGCCGTGGCCCAGCTCCAGCAACAGCAGCAGCAGAGCATGGATCGGATGCGGCAGCGGGCCGGCGGCGTCATCCCCGGCGCGGGCGGCGGAGCTCGTGGCGGTGGTGGCGGTGGTGGCGGCGGTGGCGGCACCCGGAGGTAACGCGGCCATGATCATCTTCGAGATCCTCTGGGTGGCGCTGGACGCGATCGTCGCCAACAAGCTGCGCTCGCTGCTCACCATGCTGGGCGTCGTCATCGGCATCGCGGCGGTCATCACCATGGTGGCCCTGGGCGAGGGAGCCCAGCGCTCGGTGGAGGCCCGGCTGAAGACGCTGGGCGCCAACGTGCTCACCGTCCGCCCCGGGCAAAGCTTCGCGGGTGGACTGGGCCGAGGCCAGGCCGCGCTCACCGCCGAGGATGCGGAGGCGCTCCGCGAGGCGCCTCAGTACATCCAGGCCGTCTCGCCCGAACTGGAGGGCCGGGTGCAGATCGAGAACGGCGCGAGCAACGCCAACATGTCCATCGTGGGCGTGTGGCCCACCTACTTCA
This genomic interval carries:
- a CDS encoding efflux RND transporter periplasmic adaptor subunit, with the protein product MNWKKVVLILGVLALVGAGVYFVRGQAAAKTPQRELPTAEAKRMDMEIVAEASGLLEPIRVVEVKSKASGEVLRVLVETGNAVKQGDLLTEIDPRDVQNALIQAEADLESAQVRMKTVEAQRQRMEALRATGVVTQQELETAVDAAATARAAVVRADTNLQLARERRKDVTIRAPIDGTILERTIEPGQIIASATTNVSGGTTLFKMADMSEMQVRTKVDETDIGKIRPGLEARVSLEAYPSRTFTGEVVKIEPQAVVEQNVTLFPVLIRLKNPEGLLKPGMNAEVGVQIASRQDVVTVPNTAVVSPREAATAASALGLDEATVRATLRPSGAAPSTGPAPETPAAPSPECAELFERLKTDAGPPSLSDADREKLQACRPEGMAEGGGRGGRFRGGQGQQRGNNADRRPGVVFVQQQDGSPQPRRVMLGLSDWENTEVLNGLEAGEKVLLVAVAQLQQQQQQSMDRMRQRAGGVIPGAGGGARGGGGGGGGGGGTRR